Within the candidate division WOR-3 bacterium genome, the region AGCGAGAGTTATAAAACATCATGCTGAGGAACAGACAGATAAAAAATAAGGACAAAAAAAATTTCGGTTTCAGCCGCGTATTTTCCTGTTGACATTATTCATTTTTTGGCTATAATTCAAACGGAGTGGGGTTCATAGAATTTTTGGGCATAGAATGGTTGACATTCATCTCTTTTTAACTATTATAAACGATATCAAGGAGCAAGGATGAAGTTTTGGCGCAAACCTTTGGATTTGAACAAGATTAAGGTTCCGGTGGGAGAGGTCCATATATTTAAGGATCGATGTAAAGGGTGCGGATTCTGTGTAGAATACTGTCCCAAAGATGTGCTTGAGATGTCAGAGGAGTTTAATCAGAAAGGATACCATCCGCCCTATGTAAAGAAACCGGATGATTGTGTTGAATGCCATTTGTGTGAAATGTTATGTCCTGAATTCGCCATTTTTGTCACGTTGAAAGAAGAGAAGACTCCTGTTAAGGTCGGAACAGAGAAAGGAGAGGAATGAAAGCAGATTCAAAAGGTGTGTTGGGCGGTACTCATAAGTTAAGTGGTAATTATGCCTGCGCCGAAGGTGCCCTGGCGGCAGGCTGCCGTTTTCTGGGACTCTATCCAATAATACCCGCCCTTGAGATATCGGAACGATTTTTAAAAAGAGCACCTGAGGTGGGAGCGACATTCATACAGATGGAGGATGAAGTTTCCGCGCTCGCGGCGGTCCTCGGCGCTTCCTGGACAGGAAAGAGGTCGATGACCGTAACCTCGGGCCCTGGTCTCTCCTTGATGATGGAACATCTTGGTCTGGGGGTTATGCTGGAAACCCCGTGCGTTATCGTTGATGTTCAGCGTGTCGGTCCCTCTCTTGGGTTGCCCGATCGTGCGGCTCAGGGAGATGTGATGCAGGCGCGGTGGGGTTCGCATGGAGACTATGAAGTGATTGCACTTTCACCGAGTTCACCCCAGGAGATGTTCGATTATACCATCAAGGCGTTCAATCTTTCAGAACGGTACAGGGTTCCTGTGTTGGTCCTTGCTGATGAGTATGTTGCGCATCTTGAGGAAGAGGTGGTAATTCCGTCTGCCGAAGAGATCGAGATTGAACCGCGCAGATATTACGATGGACCGAAAGATAAATATCTGCCTTTTAAAAGGGATGAAGATTTTGTCCCGAAGATGGTGAAGATCGGTGACGGATTCAAATTTCATGTTACAGGATTAACCCATGATGACCGAGGTTATCCGATTATGAATGAAGAATGTCAGGAATATAATGTACATCCTTTACTCAGAAAGATCCGCAACTTCGTCGATCAGATCGTTGAATTTACAGAGACGAATATTGATGACGCCGACGTAATCCTGGTCTCTTACGGCGCCAGCTCGAGAGCGGCATTGAAAGCAATGGAACAGGCGAGGAATGCCGGAATAAAGGTCGGCAGTTTGAAACTCACCACTGTCTGGCCCTTTCCTGAAAAGAGGGTGGCTGAACTCGCAAAACGGGTCAAGGCATTTGTGGTTCCGGAGATGAATTTCGGACAGATCGCCCTTGAGGTGGAACGATGTACTCATGGAGATGCGAATGTTTTGTTCATACCGCACGGCGAAAAAGGGATTGAGGATACCGAAGATTTGTTGGCGGCGCTCAAACAGGCGGCTGGAATGACTGCCGTAGAAGAGAAAATCATCGAATTTAAGAAATAGGGGAGAAGAGAATGGAAGCAGTTAAGACCCGAGAAATTAAGGAAGTGCATCCGATGGAGAATTTACTTCGTATGGACAGGATGCCCCATATCTGGTGTCCGGGATGCGGAATCGGTTTGGGGGTTACCGCTCTTGCCAGCGCCCTTGAAAAAGCGCAGATAGATTTGAATAATGTCTGTATCGTATCCGGCATCGGTTGTACCGGCAGGGTCGCCGGTTATGTGAAACTCGATTCTTTCCATACCACCCACGGTCGGGCGATTGCCTTTGCAACCGGTATCAAGGCGGCGAATCCGAAACTTAAGGTGATTGTCTTTTCCGGAGACGGAGATCTTATTGCGATCGGCGGTAATCACTTTATTCATGCGGCACGTCGGAATATCGACATGCTCGTCGTTTGCGTGAATAACTTTATATATGCAATGACCGGAGGTCAGGTTGCTCCGACGACACCACTCGCCGCTTACGCCACTACTTCACCATTCGGCTGTGTCGAACCTCCCTTTAACATTCCTTATATCGCAGATTCTTCCGGCGCCGTATATGTGGCGCGCTGGACGGCTCTTCATGTGCGGCGTCTGACCAATTCCTTGACCGAGGCGCTCCATAAAAAAGGATTTTCCGTGGTCGAAGTCATTTCACCATGCGCCATGTACTATTCAAGAATCAACCGCCTCGGTGATGGCCTGGATATGATGAAATTTTATCACGATAACGTGGAAATCAGACATGGTGAGGATACAAAGAATCTCGATATCGGTTTCCAGACAAAGATTATATGCGGTAAGTTCGTGGATAAAGAAAGGCCTTCCTATATGGAACGATATAATCAATGGGCTTCAGAAGTGAGAGGGGCGTCAAATGAAAGCTAATCCAAAGGATGTTCTTACCGGCGTATATTATATCGACGGTGACGTGGCAGCCGGCTATGGTGCCCTGGCTGCCGGTTGTAAATTCATCGGCGGCTATCCCATAACACCCTCGACCGAAGCGGCTGAAGCATTTGCACGGGTGGCGCCGAAAGCAGGGGCACTTTTTATCCAGATGGAAGATGAGCTCGGTTCCATGGCTTCAGTTGTGGGGGCTGTCTGGGCGGGCGTAAAGTCGATGACCATAACTTCAGGTCCCGGCTATTCACTCATGATGGAGAACATCGGACTCGGGGCGATGATGGAGACACCTTTCGTGCTTCTCAATATTCAGCGGGGAGGTCCTTCCACCGGGGTTCCGACAAAGACCGGCCAGGCGGATATGATGCAGTCGCGGTGGGGCTCGCATGGAGATTACGAGGTTATCGCCATCTCACCCGATTCTCCCCAGGAGATGTTCGATTACACAATCAAGGCGTTCAATCTTGCAGAAAGATATCGCTGTCCGGTGATGATTATGTCTGATGAGTGTGTCGGCCATATGACCGAGAAGGTCGTCATCCCGCCGGCAGATGAAATTGAACTTGAACCGCGCAGATTTTATAAAGGACCGCCTGAAGAGTATCTGCCTTTTAAACCCGATCCAGATCTCGTTCCCAAACTCGCCCGTGCGGGTGACGGTTTTAATCTGTATATCACGGGCAGGGTTCATGATGAACGAGGTTATCCCGTGGATAAGGAAGAATTCAAGATGAAATATATAAGGCGGCTCGTTGATAAGATCAGAATAAACAAAGACAAGATTATTGAATTGAAGGAAGAGCAGACCGACGATGCGGAGATTGTTGTCGTCTCATATGGAATATCGTCGCGTGTGGCGGTAAAAGGGGTTGAAAAGGCGAGAAGCAAAGGGATAAAGGTCGGTACCCTGAGACTCGTTACGGTCTGGCCCTTTCCTGATGAACGGATCACTGAACTGGCAAAGCGGGTCAAGGCGTTTGTGGTTCCCGAGATAAACTACGGTCAGGTCGTCTTTGATGTGGCTCGGGCGAGTCACGGCAAAGCGAATGTGGTTCTCGTTCCTCACGGCGGCGCCGGTGTTCATAATCCTGATGACATTGCTGATGCTATTGAATATGCGGTCCGAGAGGATAAGAAGATAGAAGGTGTGGTTGAATACAAGACAAGGCTGGAAAAATTGGTTTTTGAAGGAGGTTATAAATTAAAGGAATGAACTCAATCATTTCAATATTCAATAAAGCAATAGAAAAATCAGGTATCGAGCGTAAAAAGTTGAGTATGCCGTCGGATATTCCGTTTAAGCCCGAAACCGTCAAGGAATTGGGGGTTGATTATTTCCAGACAACACGCGGACGGGCGATCGCCTTTGGAACAGGACTGAAATTAGCCAATCCCCGACTGAAAGTGATGTCTGTTGTGGGTGATCTTATGACTCTCGGTGGAAATCACTTTGTGCATGCCGGCAGGAGAAATATGGAACTTCTCGTCATCTGTGTGAATAATTTCATTTATAAAAGAATCAACAATAAATCCGTGCCTTTTGCGAAGAGTGTTTTCTCACCTTATTCGACATTTGAAGAACCGTTCAATTTTCCCCATCTCGGAAATTCATGTGGTGCGGTCTATACCGCCCGCTGGACTGCTCTGCACACCGA harbors:
- a CDS encoding 2-oxoacid:ferredoxin oxidoreductase subunit beta, whose product is MENLLRMDRMPHIWCPGCGIGLGVTALASALEKAQIDLNNVCIVSGIGCTGRVAGYVKLDSFHTTHGRAIAFATGIKAANPKLKVIVFSGDGDLIAIGGNHFIHAARRNIDMLVVCVNNFIYAMTGGQVAPTTPLAAYATTSPFGCVEPPFNIPYIADSSGAVYVARWTALHVRRLTNSLTEALHKKGFSVVEVISPCAMYYSRINRLGDGLDMMKFYHDNVEIRHGEDTKNLDIGFQTKIICGKFVDKERPSYMERYNQWASEVRGASNES
- a CDS encoding 2-oxoacid:acceptor oxidoreductase subunit alpha, with amino-acid sequence MKANPKDVLTGVYYIDGDVAAGYGALAAGCKFIGGYPITPSTEAAEAFARVAPKAGALFIQMEDELGSMASVVGAVWAGVKSMTITSGPGYSLMMENIGLGAMMETPFVLLNIQRGGPSTGVPTKTGQADMMQSRWGSHGDYEVIAISPDSPQEMFDYTIKAFNLAERYRCPVMIMSDECVGHMTEKVVIPPADEIELEPRRFYKGPPEEYLPFKPDPDLVPKLARAGDGFNLYITGRVHDERGYPVDKEEFKMKYIRRLVDKIRINKDKIIELKEEQTDDAEIVVVSYGISSRVAVKGVEKARSKGIKVGTLRLVTVWPFPDERITELAKRVKAFVVPEINYGQVVFDVARASHGKANVVLVPHGGAGVHNPDDIADAIEYAVREDKKIEGVVEYKTRLEKLVFEGGYKLKE
- a CDS encoding 2-oxoacid:acceptor oxidoreductase subunit alpha encodes the protein MKADSKGVLGGTHKLSGNYACAEGALAAGCRFLGLYPIIPALEISERFLKRAPEVGATFIQMEDEVSALAAVLGASWTGKRSMTVTSGPGLSLMMEHLGLGVMLETPCVIVDVQRVGPSLGLPDRAAQGDVMQARWGSHGDYEVIALSPSSPQEMFDYTIKAFNLSERYRVPVLVLADEYVAHLEEEVVIPSAEEIEIEPRRYYDGPKDKYLPFKRDEDFVPKMVKIGDGFKFHVTGLTHDDRGYPIMNEECQEYNVHPLLRKIRNFVDQIVEFTETNIDDADVILVSYGASSRAALKAMEQARNAGIKVGSLKLTTVWPFPEKRVAELAKRVKAFVVPEMNFGQIALEVERCTHGDANVLFIPHGEKGIEDTEDLLAALKQAAGMTAVEEKIIEFKK
- a CDS encoding 4Fe-4S dicluster domain-containing protein, producing MKFWRKPLDLNKIKVPVGEVHIFKDRCKGCGFCVEYCPKDVLEMSEEFNQKGYHPPYVKKPDDCVECHLCEMLCPEFAIFVTLKEEKTPVKVGTEKGEE
- a CDS encoding 2-oxoacid:ferredoxin oxidoreductase subunit beta, with product MNSIISIFNKAIEKSGIERKKLSMPSDIPFKPETVKELGVDYFQTTRGRAIAFGTGLKLANPRLKVMSVVGDLMTLGGNHFVHAGRRNMELLVICVNNFIYKRINNKSVPFAKSVFSPYSTFEEPFNFPHLGNSCGAVYTARWTALHTEELIESIAEALNKKGLAMVEILAPGPNYYRGIEDIEHEILKFYYDNSVVKNGENPRNAAIIPEEKIVVGKFTDKERPTFIDSYNSQLSKILGDKFVPHGTLPLQEI